The genomic region tggcccaccctgtacaccCGCAGATAGAGCTTTGTTTACATGAACCTCTTAAAGCAGATAAATAGCTGCTTTTACACCataaacagaataaatgtcTAGTAGTTCATCTTGTTTTGCTTGAACTTTTATTCCCACTGGGTGGGCAGACTCCCACTGCAGCTGCCGGACAGACTTTGTAAATATTAACAAATTCTGCACAAATAGGAAATGCCAAGTCAGGCAGATCACAAGCAGCAGCATGTGAAGGACAATGGTAGAAATAGTCTAGTTCAATTTAACATAAAGAAAATGTAAGAGTGTAAAGCAGCTTGAGTTCAGCCTTTATATAATGTAAAGCGGAGGTTGATGAGATGTTActtagcagatttttttttttaagtcaaagtTCATTTTCTTTCCATCGCTGAAATGCTAATCAAACAGTAATTAATGGATGGAATAGCTCATTTTACATTCCAGACCAAAGCAGCAGCGGCCCAACTAATCCCACCATGGTAATAGCACTTCTGTACTGCAGGCCTGAGCTTTTACAGACATCATGTGAGGGAGCGACACGTGAGGATGCAAATGTCAAATGCAGGGAAACTGGTCATTAAATTCTATTTGATGTCCAACACTGCAAACTTCCTCCAGGCATTCATTGTTGCTGCCCATCAAACTAAAATACGTTCAATTGTTTGGATCTCTTGATCGGATGAGTTACGGGTTTTTGGATCATACCACAGCATCTCAATTAAAAATCAGTCCTAACCTTAAGccccaaaataaataatttcccccagggatcaataaagtattctgattctgattctgattctgattcaaaaggttgattctgatataaaataaaataaaatgcattttcaaaaCCATTAAGAACCAGTTAGAAAAATGGTAAGgacaaaaaatataattagacaattaaaaaaaaaaaaatcatgtataAAACAATCTGCAtgtataaacaataaaatgatctTATGGATCGCAGGGAGTCACGTATAACATTTAATATGCAAAATGGAAACAGATTTCCAGCTACTAGTCAGGAGTCCAGCAGAACCAGATGAAATCAGGTAATTGGTGCTTTGTTCAGTTTAACATGAGCTGCAGTAATCTAGTGTCAGTAATCTAATCTGTGTCTTAACAGAAAAGAATAACTGCATATTGTCTGCATAGTAATGTAAGAAATGCATACAAAGAATGTGTCCAGAAATTCATCCCCGAGGGTCACTGATGAGGCTATCCATTTATTAATATGATTTCTGAAATATTTGATAAATATGATGAAACGTCTTTTTAAAGAAGTGTCAGAGAAACCAATCCAACTCCAGTCTGTCAGAGTGAATGGTATGATCAATGATTTGACTGGAATatatatgaaaatgtgtttttgccctCAACCACTCCAAGTAACTGATGGGCCACAGCTTTTGaggattttaaaaattattagaaGTTTGGAAATGGGCCTGTAGtcaatgctttttcttttaagttaaCAGATGACAGTGGCTGTTTTTAAGTAATCTGGCATGCACCCAGATGATAGATAATAACTCCGCATCCCtggttgaaatgtatttttgatgCACCATTAGAAAATGTATACTTCAGGCAACTTGCATGCCTTTGGACTCTAAAGACACTGCAGCACCCGAAGGGAACTTCTGATATTAATTTTCTCACATTATTGAATGCATATAGAAAATTGTATCACACTGTGTGTAGGCTTTTCTTGCACAGAAAGACAAATACTTGGCATGTTGAATAAACCTACATAAATGATCATCAACACCAGACCCTGTCGATGGTGTTAAACAGGAACTGATGGTTGTGCCTATTATTGCTAATCAAGCTAGAGAAACGGGATATTCTTGCATCTTTTAAGTCAGTTGAACGAGGTTAATAACTACTTTGTGTGCTGGTAGCCCACATGGAGGTTTTTTCCATCTAGGTTCAGCTTTTCTGCTCTCTCATCTATGATGACAAATATGATCATTGATCCAAGGTAAAAGAACGACTGGAGCAAATTTGGATTTTAAGGAGGCCACATTATCAAGAGCTGCACAATTAGAAGAATTAGATTAAATGTAAGATCAGATGAAAGCAGATTTCAGAACTTTGAGAATTCAGAGCGGGATTTAGGAGGCTGCTGATAAACAATGGACCAAACTAATTCTTTAAAAATTGTTGGGTGGACAAAGTTCCACAAGGGGGCAGCAATCCCCAGCCAAATCTgcttaatacaaaaaaataaggaaatagTTTAGAGTAAAAGATTTATTGGACAAAGATCTGCAGTTAAGAAGGCCAATAACTGTTAAACTGTCAGGCTGTGATTTACAGGGCACAGGAATGAAATTATTAGGTCCGGAAGTAGAAATGTGATCATTTTGCCCTTATTACAGGGATTGGTAAAATTGGTATCTGAAGAATGAGGTTAGTGAGTTACTAATTAGAATAATGGGCAATGATTATGGCTGAGCATTATGGTTGTGGACACAGGAGGCCTGTAAAGGGAGCTAGTACAGAAAACCGAAGTACAGCTCACCACGTGAGCTGGAGAAAGGATAGAGGGATGTAGACAGACGGTATATTATTACTGTCTGTCTGAATTATTACTTATTATGCAAATCTTACATCTCAATGTCAGTGTACTCCATTTTTATATTGCATTAGCGTAACTGCAGCCACCTGGAGCAATTATCCAGTGTTTTTGGGAACACTGGGGGCAAATATtgataatgtatactttatttattgatccccgtggggaaattcctctctgcatttaacccattcactcctTGAAGCAGAAATAAGCACAGCTGGATAGAATTATTACTTAAATTTCATCTATGCAAGTCTTacatagacatggtcaagaggACCTACTGAAATTCAATctaagcatcagaatggggcaGAAAGGTGACTACACGTggcaggctggtctgagtatttcagaaccTGCTGATATGCTTGGCATttatccagtgagtggcagcTCTCTGGGCAATGGCCAGACCACTTTGAGCCAATAGAAAGACAACagtctgaatgcacaacatgtagAACCTTGAAGCAGAGGGGCTACAGCGGCAGAAGACCACgccagcaaaaagaaaagctcaaaGGCAAGTTCACCGACACTGGACAAAAAATGTTGCCTGATCTGATGGGCctccatttctgctgtgacTTTTGGATGGTAGGATCAGAACTGACCTGTTTGGATGGGGAACAGGAGATTAACATCGTGCATGTTCACCTGatgaatctgtgtgtgtttcaaagaACGTTGCTGAGTCTATGTCAGGCACTAGCGTGGTATACCAACTAAAGTGGCCAGTTAATATAGGTCAAAGGATGCTGTGCAAACAGAAAACCAGTTTTCATGACTGTTGAAAACTTCTCTCTTACACAGTAACACCATATCCATAAAACATGGAACTCCCCCCTCTACATGTAGAGGATCACCACCACTGCACCCTGGATATTAGCACAGGGTGTATGAAAGGTGCTCCAATGCCTTTCTCCTGCTACAGTTCATGTGCACACACCTGCATGATGTTTAAAACCTGTCAGAACAGGTTTTCAATGAACTGTCTGATTTCCGATGCCTCTGCCTGAACTTCTCACTGGTAGCGAGGTCAAATGTTAAGCCCTTCAAAATATTTACCTCCCCATTCCTGAtttgacttttcaaaataaagcatggGTTCCTATGGGACACTAAAAATAACTCGAGGCCAAACAGGAAAATTAATAGTCAGCAGGTCTGGGGTGCACCCCACCTTTAACTGTGTCAGCTGAAGTAATTCCACCCTGCCTGTTAGTGGAGGAAATcatgcctgttttttgttttgttatttaacaCTTTGTAGACAGAAATGGAACCAAGCGCTATAAGGAACAGACCAGTTCGTAGTTACAGAGGACTATGAGTGCCAACATGAACAAATACATTGTTAATTAAATGTATCAattaaaactggaaatatttaattaaattgaatcataattatatatttaatcAATTTCCCATTGTAATTTGACgcattttattaaatatgtaaTTATACGTTTATTTAATTCGTTTTGGCACTCGGGGCCCTCCAAAGTGGTGGACATTTAATGTCATTATTAATCCAAAAATTCTGACTTGCAaaagtccatctaaaggccaaCAAAGAGACCGTTCCCACTCACATTCACGTCTagggccaatttagaatcaccagttaagcTAACATTCGTGTCTTTGGGCTGTTGAAGGAAGCCAGAGCAGTGTGTGAGtatagttaactaaaactaaatctgCTGCTGGTAATTTGACTCATTTTTCTGGTTTTGTACAAAACCTCGCCACATATTGGAAAAGCATTTCTTACAGAAAGAGCATGGAACTATGTGCCTTTACAGGCATGTGTGGTGTGATCAGCAGGAACATGAACTGCATAGAAAgttacagcagcaaaagaagaggaCTGTCCCCACGTTTGAGCTTTGAATGGGAGAAATGGTGACTGCATCATATCTAAAGAGAGACTCGGTGAAAACAGACTCGATACAGAGATCAGTCATGTTTTACAATGTTTATAATTaatattctgtgtttttgtgcttttaccccttttttttttttttttttttttttgcatttacattacattatacAGATTTTAATGCTGTCACAGGTATGTGCCGGTTTTCctttgtttagattttttttttttttttttttttttttttaaagaataatacAGTAAATTAGAACTGCGTATTGTAAAACATCGAATTACAAACTGAAAGAGAAAGTGCCCTCAGGCTGACTCTTGTAACCGGTTTGATAAGGATGCTTGCTGTGAGTAATCCCGCCAATCACTGCAGCTCCCCATTTATTGCCCACTTTTAGTAGTTGGCCTTTAAAGTCACTGTGGATTTATCTATTTCTTTTTACCACGAAAACATATTACACCTCTATGgagttttttttcatgcttaTATTCTGACTGAACATGTGGAACAAAGCGGTGTCTCGCTGGCACTTAAGTATTTTGACtctaaatacttttaattatcAGGCATTCAAATccccacttttattttgaaggcggTCTCAATCCGTGCGCCTTGACGCAGCagcgtggatcaagtagacttTACTCTGACAGATAAGTCCGGAAAGTTGACCCCGTCACGAGGAGCGGCTTATGCATTGAGGTCAGACCGTATGGGGCAGTGAAGAGCCGGGAGATGACCTACCTGTGGGTTTCCGTAGCGGTGCTGGGGGTTTCGGTGCTCCTCAGCGAGCTGATCCGCTCCGCAGCGCGTGTGTTCCCGAGAGATTACCGGATTTACCTGCTGGAGGCGGCGTCCACATTccagctctgctgctgcacgCATGAACTCAAACTGCTGGGAGACTCGGCCCACCTGGAGCTCAGTTACGGCCTGGCTCTCACCTACACGGTGACTCTTGTCCACTTGGTAACTTTCCAGGACGCGACCTGTAACCCCACCGCGGCTCTAGAGAGTGTGTGCCGCGGGACCCGCAGCTTAAGAGCGGCCGGCGTCCTCATTATGCTCCAATTCGCAGCTGCCGTCGCCTCGCAGTCTTATGTCGCCTCCGTGTGGTCGCAGGGTCTCTCCGACATTCACCTGCAGCACCAGAGCACTGACTTCAGGTGCTTCGATCCCCTAGGCGGGACGCTGCTGGAGGCCGCGGTGGTGGAGCTGGCCTGCGCCTTCGTTTTCCAGGCTGCCTGCATGCACGTCCACAAACTGGACGAAAGACTCCAGGTGCACTTCATCGCTGCTGTTGTAACGGCAGCAGTTTATGCAGGTGTGTTAATGAGGGGCACTTCCTACTCTTCACAAGTCTAAACAAGTAAATGAAACCCCCTTTAAATAGAAAGGGTCACAGTTTGTGCCCCGTACACCGCACAGACccggaaaactttttttttctttttttttcttttttttttttttaatgttaagaaCAATCCTGCACATGAATACTGGCAATCACCCTGCCATGGTTTCTGTCAGAAACATTGTACTGTCCTGGGAACCACAACATAGACCCACAAGAAATCAAGATCTAAACGGCACAACTAAAATACTGATCACAATCCTACTAAATCCAGAATTTAAACCATCCTGTCAGCCTTTGTTCTTGCAAAAGTGCAATTATTAAATGCAGCAAGCATGCATATTTACCCTCCTCAGCATGTGGGTTAAAAGTGTAGATGGTTCCATGCCCATAAAGTAAATTAATTATTCTtccatcttttgttttgtgcaggtGGAGAGATTTCCGGAGCCGTTTTCAACCCAGTATTGGCCTTCTCAGTTCAGTTCCCCTGCAGCGGCCACACCTACCTGGAGTACTGTTTTGTGTACTGGCTGGGACCAGTTTTAGGTAAGCAGCAGACTGGAGTCCACTCTTTATGATCTCATGTCCACTTTTAGATGTGAGTGTGGTATTTGTTGTCTTTTCTAACTCTCGGCAAATAAGATAACTGACTAAGCGCTCAGGACCGACCTGCTCTACAAGCTACTCCATGGTTCGATTAGGATGACTGTCCTCTAAAGAAGCTTGGCCTGTCATTTAAATGCACGACTCATACCTGACATATGTCTGCTTGTTGTTaccaaaataacttcctgtgtCTAACGTGTGTGTGCAGGCGTGGTGAGCTGCATCCTGCTGTTTGAGAAGATCATCCCTTTCCTGTTTGGTGGGAGTACCGTTGGGCTGGACGTTCCTGTCATCCAGAAAAAGAAGACCCAGTAGGTGCGAGGGGGAAAAGCCGTGCCTGTTTTATTCCTCATGTCTTAACGGATAACAGCAGCACAgccagcttttgtttttcttttgttattaaTGCTGCACTGCAGGGTTGCCTCACCTTCAAAATGTCTGtgaacacataaaaaaacaatacacactGTAATGTGTGGGTACTGTCAGGGTAAAACGCACTTTTACTGTCACTGAACAGCAAATGTCAGCTAAGATGTCAAATACACTGTTAGAAAGCTGGCAGCTAATCAGAACACAAAAGTGGCTTCAGTTTCTCACTAAAAGATGACAAATGTGCTTCATACAGAGGCTCAAACCTGCTGttaaaacactattttaaatgttaaaaataacatATGCATTCTGTGGCTTAAGGTTGACCTAAAATCTTAATTCTTCTTTCTTCATGTGCAATTAAATGTTAGCTATAATACCACTGCAGCTACCAAAAAGCATAAATTTTCTAGTTGCCCTACATTTAACAGGAAAACAGCGCTGGATATGCACGGTTAGTGCCATTTTTATCAATAGTTATTTTCATGAATCTTAGTCTTAAGATTTAAGcacaaatatttaaagtatTGCCAAAAAATAACGTGAAAATTGTCATAAGCACAACAACGATGAATGTATGCACTATTAAGCTGAATGTATATTTGTGCTTATGTCATCGCACATGTGACGAAGCTGAAGAACAACAGAAgcgcacagattttaaaaatacgGACAGAGCACAAGCAGCTAAGTGGTTAATATGCAAACAAGTAGGTGTGATGGTGCACCTACTAAAATGTATCTTTTTCTCTATGAAGTCTGGTAGATTCATGACTTTAATTATTTAtgctgctcccttatttcccaTGAGCGTCACCACAGCGGATGGATCCGGCTTGCACGAcccttccatttattttggtTTGGCACGCCATTAGGAGTACAATAGCCTGGGTCTGTTCTGGATTGCGGGAGCCACATTCCAAGCTTTTCTTAAGCTTGATATCACTGATATCAGGACATGTTTTCAGAGGTGTGAAGAAAGATCCCCGGTTCGAGACCAGAAGAAGACTCCAATCCATTTGAGGTTGTGCCTGGAAGGTTATTCTGTGTATGGATCAGCTGTGGCAATCTCTCGTTAATAagagagcagcagaaagaaTTTAAGACACATGCAGCCACGTACAATCTCCAAATGCCATAAAACAACATTATAAAAGTGTTTAATTCACTCTTATTGCCAAACTGGGTGTTGTTGGAGAAAAGGACTGCAGATGTTTGGTTTTATTAACCATGTTTTCAAAGCCTTAAACCTTCAGATGTCTTGCTTTTCTACTTCATGTAGCATGTTAAAGAAAACTGGACCTCAGTTGTAGGACATGCTAATGGTGATGGTTGGTTTTGGGTGACTAAACCTTTGATCTCTTATTGGTTTAATCTCACGTTTGGCTCGTTAACGCGTCTGTCTGGTAGTTTACTGTATTTAAAGGTTCAGGTGCTAGAATTATACTGTATGTGGTGCTGGTGGGactttggtgttttatttttggggCACAACACTGAATCTGAAGTTTCTGTGCGTAAAGACAATTGATCTTAAAAAACTTCTACAGTGCCAGTTTCTGATTGTAAAACTGggataattattttaaataagaatgTGGTTAAAAACATTTGTCTGTGAACAAAATGTATAGTGGTTTTCTATAATGTTGTAATTTAAATGCAgtattttgattaaaaatatgtctgaaaaatgttaaatgctgtgtttttattggaAGGTGGCAGGGAAGTTTCCATGCAGACATTCGTGGGTCCTCGGATGAGGAATTGTAGTCATTTAGATCCAATTTGAGGATAAATACAAAGACTAGCCAAACAAAATCTGCCTAGAATGTGTGTAGTGTAGTTTATATATCATACATACAGTAAATGTGTCATTTGGGGTCTTTTCATCAGTGAAACACACAACCAAGTGACGGTTAATCTCCTCTCTCTGAGGTTTGGATTATCAGAAACAGAGATCCAATAaaatccccccacccccccaaccatGGCTCACATGGTGCTGGTTACACAACACGACCTTTGTGTCCTTTCCTCcgccgcctcctcctcttcctcaggcGTCTCACACTCTCCAAACAAATGCCCAACACCAGCGTCTCCGTTTTTCCTCAGCGTGGATCATCGTCAGCGCAGAACAGATGACAAACATGTGACCTTCGGCCCCTCAGCCTGTTAAactatctttctacgtagcactcataattcttattctcatgtatatatctcatgtatatctcatgcacatatctttctttctacatagcactttaattcttattgtctgcactgaagcaccgcagcaatttcctaatgttgtaaacctcaacatctggcaataaacccattctgattctgattctgattctaaacgAATGCACGGCGTTCCTTTAGACCTGCTGCTTGGTTGACAGAGCGGCACGTGCTCGATGGTTTGTAAACAAGCTTCCTCCTACTGACGTGGTTACAGATTATCTCACAGTGTGCCGTTTTAGAAGAGTGGTGCTAAAGTTCACAGCCGCAACAAACTCCTCTGACCCTCACTCTCATGACACGAGAGATTATTTTATCTCAGCAGCGTTTACGATGGTGACGAGCAGCTTTATGTGGCTCTGAGCTTTAAGTGGACTTTCATGCTTTATTATGTAAGAGATACGAGGATCTGTGTGTCTGGCTGCTATTGATCCGGTGATCTTTTGGTCGGCAAGTGAATGCATAAACACAAACCAGACCACCAAATATTTGCAGCTGTGCAGTCTAATACTGGGGATCTTCAGAGAGCTCCCAAACTCTCTGATAAAGAACTTCTGAATTTTGGGAGAAGTTGTGAAGTATCTGTACGCTCATCTGTGCTGATTCAGAAGCCTTTCCTGTTTAAGAGAAAGTGACTTAAGCTGGAGATGGAAtaattagtaataataataactataataatacattttatttgaaggcGCCTTTCAAAATCCCAAGGTCACCtcgcaaaaaaagacaaaaggagcaatagtcataaaatacataaaatagtCAATAGTGTGACAGTCATGTGAAGGATCTGAACTGCTTTTATATTATGGGCCTATTAGAAGCGTCAACACAACAGATTTAACAAAGCTGCTTTTAAACCTTGGTCGTCTGCACTTTAGGACCAGAAACCTCCAGGTCGGGGCTTTTAATTTTCCCCAAAGTCAGCGGTAAAACCCACAGTGAGACAATTTATGTCACTGTGACCTACGTCTGTGGAAAAGGCATCCTGAAGAGCTGACCCTAACCCCTTTATatattaatgtttatttaagCTAAACAATAAAATGTCAGATGTAgcaaaaatgacagaaattaaAGCTCATATAtgcaaatttatatttaattactttttttaaatttccacaaGGTTCGATAAACACTCCAGGGTTAGACTGCTTTATTATACATTGTGCTTTATTGCagttatttaatgttttcaggGAGTCTCTTCTTCcttaattcagtttttaatgtttttctatggTGGGctcagtatttatttatgtgtttgtgaggCAGGGAGGTCAAGGGCTTTTTGGTACATGTTCATGTCTTGTTGGCAGCTCAAACAACAAAGGGTGCAACTGCAACTCGTTTCtagcctgtttttattttcttatgtatcatttatgtattttaagcGTTATAAGGGTCagctgtttgtgcatgttttgcATTTGTAAAACGAGCACAGTCGACATCAGGCTTAAAACCCATTTTATTATGACAAATGTACAAGATCGGATTCATAAGAAATAACAGTAAAGttaaccaaaaaaaataaaataaaatgtagggAGCGGACAAAACGTCACCAACCAGTCTACAAGGATCTATACACAGTGGACAGGGTGTCTTTCCTCCCAGATTCATCATGAGGTAAATAGGAAACTGTTAACACTTCAGTCATTGGCACCgacctcctctttctctttattaagcttttatttctctccatctCTATGCAGGTCTCGCTACGGGTTATTTCATAACCATGAGATACACATTTATACATTCTCCTTATCTCTGTGGAGAATATAAACAGGGttacacacagcacacagacacTCCTTTGCTCCGTCTCGACCCACCAGGACACGCACCTCTGTTACGTCTGTAGAACCGGGTTTCTATATTCTGCCCAGCTAATCTAAAAGCTAAATATCGTGTATAGACGCCTATGCTGTGCAAGCAGCACGTATAGGTTTTTGTCTTGGAAGTCATTTTGGCCGTGGCCAGTATCAAAACGGTATGATAAATAGTGGTTTATCCTCTGAAGACCATGCTGAGACtaatttacaaaatattttacaaacagGCTTCACTCCCTCTCAGTCCTTGATTATTTTCCACGGCGACGTCCCGTTCTTCCCCCTCGAGCTTTAGCAAGTCAGCGCATGCTTACCCCGTATGCAGTTTCACTGCAAATTAACACGCCTACTTCACGAGTCCCTCAGCACAAATGCAC from Astatotilapia calliptera chromosome 10, fAstCal1.2, whole genome shotgun sequence harbors:
- the LOC113030645 gene encoding aquaporin-11-like; translated protein: MTYLWVSVAVLGVSVLLSELIRSAARVFPRDYRIYLLEAASTFQLCCCTHELKLLGDSAHLELSYGLALTYTVTLVHLVTFQDATCNPTAALESVCRGTRSLRAAGVLIMLQFAAAVASQSYVASVWSQGLSDIHLQHQSTDFRCFDPLGGTLLEAAVVELACAFVFQAACMHVHKLDERLQVHFIAAVVTAAVYAGGEISGAVFNPVLAFSVQFPCSGHTYLEYCFVYWLGPVLGVVSCILLFEKIIPFLFGGSTVGLDVPVIQKKKTQ